In one window of Acidimicrobiales bacterium DNA:
- a CDS encoding methionine adenosyltransferase domain-containing protein, with product LRPAAIIRDLDLRRPIYQPTASYGHFGRVDLDLPWERVDRAEALRSAAGR from the coding sequence CTCCGCCCCGCGGCGATCATCCGCGACCTCGACCTCCGCCGGCCGATCTACCAGCCGACCGCGAGCTACGGCCACTTCGGGCGCGTCGACCTCGACCTCCCCTGGGAGCGCGTCGACCGTGCCGAGGCGCTGCGGAGCGCGGCCGGGCGCTGA
- a CDS encoding methylenetetrahydrofolate reductase C-terminal domain-containing protein, protein MPLPVPASAPAPRPRRPRLGARLCYRLGALLVPNRLWRGVGRSLERHPSGYRALHRVEAGVKEAAFGCRDCGQCALPTTGYACPMTCPKELRNGPCGGVRADGGCEVFPEVRCVWLVGYERAAAAGAAAGFAPLLGPLDHRRVGESAWVNYWLERDGSPAPRRGALHAGAPR, encoded by the coding sequence GTGCCGCTACCCGTCCCCGCTTCGGCTCCGGCGCCCCGACCGCGCCGGCCCCGCCTCGGGGCGCGCCTCTGCTACCGCCTCGGGGCCCTCCTCGTCCCGAACCGGCTGTGGCGCGGCGTCGGCCGCTCTCTCGAGCGCCACCCGAGCGGCTACCGGGCGCTGCACCGCGTCGAGGCCGGGGTAAAAGAGGCGGCATTTGGCTGTCGCGACTGCGGCCAGTGCGCGCTGCCGACGACCGGCTACGCCTGTCCGATGACCTGCCCGAAGGAACTGCGCAACGGCCCGTGCGGGGGGGTGCGCGCCGACGGGGGCTGCGAGGTCTTCCCCGAGGTGCGCTGCGTCTGGCTCGTGGGCTACGAGCGCGCGGCTGCGGCGGGCGCCGCGGCAGGCTTCGCGCCGCTGCTCGGCCCGCTCGACCACCGGCGCGTCGGGGAGAGCGCGTGGGTCAACTACTGGCTCGAGCGCGACGGCTCGCCCGCCCCGCGCCGGGGCGCGCTCCACGCGGGGGCGCCGCGGTGA